DNA from bacterium:
CTTGCAAGAATTGCCGTACGGTTGATCGCTCCTGACAGTGGAGCGGTATTGTACGGGGGTGAGTCTGTCCATGAGCTGAAAAACGAGAAGTTGAGGAATTTCAGGCACCGGATAAGAATGCTGTTTCAGGACCCTTCGGCATCGCTGAACCCGCATATGACTGTTTTCCGCATCGTCGAGGAGCCGATCAAACTCTACACTTCGCTGGCAAAAATGGAACGGCGGATAATGGTGAGCGAGCTTTTGAATGAGGTTAATCTGTACGGTTTTGAAAAAAAATATCCCCATGAGCTGAGCGGAGGGGAAAAAAGACGTGTTTCTCTTGCGCGCGGTCTCTCGATGGATCCGAAACTTGTAATAGCTGATGAGGTTTCTTCGGGACTGGATTCATCAACCAAACAGCAGATAATGAATATACTCTCCCGAAGAAACGAAGAGAACAGTATGGCGATTCTCCTTATTTCCCATGATCTCAGGCTTGTCCGTCAGTGGTGCCGTCGTATCGAAGTCATGGAAAGAGGTAAGATTGTTGAATCGCTTATGCCCGATCAAACATCGGGTAACAATGTTCATCATCCTTTTACACGTGAATTGCTGGATGCCATTCTTGAAATCGAATAGGAGCGTCGAACGTATACTGAACAATAAAGACAATAGTAATGTAATGATCCTGATAATATGGGGAGGAGCAGATTATGAGGCTGAAAAATTGCATGATGGCAGGCATCAGTATGGCATTTATTGGTATTTTATGCGTGGGGTGTGGTCCGAAGGGGCAAAATAACAATCCGCAGGCAAGCTCCGGGGTGAAATCGAATACTGTCGAATCGAGAGAGCAGCTTGTTGTAAACGGTGTCGTTGTATATGAGAATAACACGATTGTTCCGGACAGTCTCAAATGTACCGTAATGTATTTTGATTTCGCGACCAATAAAGACATTACCATACCGATAAAAAACGGTACCTTTTTGCTTACGAATCTGGTGGATGAAAAATATAAACTTGAGGCTGTATCCGGGGTTGGAGGCTTGCGGGGATCCTGCATTTTTACGATCAGGAACGGCCATCTTGTCGGGAGTAAAAGCACCGATGATTTTGTGCGGGTGATTCTGGGTAAAGAAAAAGTCGAAGAGGCGCCCGTGCCCCCGGGTTTTTTTGAGGGTGATATTATTCCCGCCAAGGGAATTATCCGTGACAACTGATAAAAAAGCCATGTCCGATTTTTAAGGATTGTGTGAGTCTCGTTGAATTATTCATGTAATGTATGTATTCGCTTGAATCGGGGTACAGAATGAAAAAGCATGAATTCATCATCATGGATTTACTCATTCTTACGATCGTTTCTGCGGTTATAGGGTGTTCCGGGCTTCATAAGGGTGGACAATCGCTTAAATCAACAGGCGGAACGGTGACTCAGGAAACGGGCGCCGTTCAACGGGCTTTTATTAACGGTGTTGTATTATTAGGTTCAAAGATGCCCGTTCCTGACAGTCTCGAATGTACCGTGTCGTATTTTGATTTTTTCACAAGTAAGGGAATTACCATTCCTGTCAAAGATGGGTTTTTTACCCTTAAAAATCTTGTTGATGAAAAATATGAACTGATAGCGGTCACAAAAATCGGTAATTTAAAAGGCTCGAGTTACGTTACGATTTCCAATGGCAGAGTTAAAGGCTGTAAAGATTCGTTGGATGTTACCAAAATTATCATGGGAATTCAGCGCCTTGAAGAAAATCCGATACCCCTGGATTCGTTTAATGATGACTTTCCGAATAATCCCTTCGGGGGAATGATGGTTGACAATTAATAAAAAACAGCTCATATAATATCATTAATATTGATGTTATCTTAATATATCGGAAATCCTGATGATACCTACACTTGCCATTGTTCGGGGACCTTATAAAGGTTCCTTGAAAAAAATACGGAGGAATTCCTTTTCCATCGGCCGTGCAGATAATAATGATTT
Protein-coding regions in this window:
- a CDS encoding dipeptide/oligopeptide/nickel ABC transporter ATP-binding protein — its product is VVKIFRRSGIKSFLQTDTPESQVFRAVDDVSLGIGEGEVVGLVGRTGCGKSTLARIAVRLIAPDSGAVLYGGESVHELKNEKLRNFRHRIRMLFQDPSASLNPHMTVFRIVEEPIKLYTSLAKMERRIMVSELLNEVNLYGFEKKYPHELSGGEKRRVSLARGLSMDPKLVIADEVSSGLDSSTKQQIMNILSRRNEENSMAILLISHDLRLVRQWCRRIEVMERGKIVESLMPDQTSGNNVHHPFTRELLDAILEIE